Proteins encoded in a region of the Frondihabitans sp. 762G35 genome:
- the hisD gene encoding histidinol dehydrogenase yields the protein MKLSPRFLAQNGHRLTHLKAPGVDAPEAQRDPRVAETVSAMLLDIEKNGLDAIRRYAEALDRSTRDDFELDAGELARIGDHVAPDLREAIELGSARTKRFAALQREHLIDFEAEIVPGLVVGQKYVPVASVGAYLPAGRFPLTASAFMTVGVAKVAGVPTVIGCTPPQPDGGVNPAVAYAAQLSGIDHLFVLGGVQALAGMAFGLLGQDPVDMLVGAGNAFVAEAKRQLFGTVAIDLLAGPSEVAVIADGTADPEIVAADLLGQAEHGPNSPAALVTTSEALGRDVIAAVERQLLTLSTAEICGPAWHDFGSVVLVSSKEDAALVMDEFAPEHLEIQTADDEWYQATLTNYGSLFIGPWSTVAYSDKGMAGTNHTLPTAGGAKHSAGLSVSRYLKPLTFQRIAREATPELASAVDVISASEGMTAHQATATMRLATYA from the coding sequence ATGAAATTGAGTCCCCGCTTCCTCGCTCAGAACGGCCACCGCCTCACCCACCTCAAGGCTCCCGGAGTCGATGCCCCCGAGGCGCAGCGCGACCCCCGGGTCGCCGAGACGGTCAGCGCGATGCTGCTGGACATCGAGAAGAACGGCCTCGACGCGATCCGCCGCTACGCCGAGGCCCTGGACCGCTCCACGCGCGACGACTTCGAGCTGGACGCCGGCGAGCTCGCCCGGATCGGCGACCACGTGGCTCCGGACCTCCGCGAGGCGATCGAGCTCGGCTCGGCGCGCACCAAGCGCTTCGCCGCCCTCCAGCGCGAGCACCTCATCGACTTCGAGGCGGAGATCGTGCCCGGCCTCGTGGTGGGCCAGAAGTACGTCCCGGTCGCGTCGGTCGGCGCCTACCTCCCCGCCGGCCGCTTCCCCCTCACGGCGAGCGCGTTCATGACCGTGGGCGTGGCGAAGGTGGCCGGCGTCCCGACCGTGATCGGCTGCACGCCCCCGCAGCCGGACGGCGGCGTCAACCCCGCCGTGGCCTACGCGGCGCAGCTCTCGGGCATCGACCACCTCTTCGTGCTCGGCGGCGTCCAGGCGCTGGCCGGGATGGCCTTCGGCCTCCTCGGGCAGGATCCGGTCGACATGCTCGTCGGGGCGGGGAACGCCTTCGTCGCGGAGGCCAAGCGCCAGCTCTTCGGGACGGTCGCCATCGACCTCCTGGCGGGCCCCAGCGAGGTCGCGGTAATCGCCGACGGGACCGCGGATCCCGAGATCGTCGCCGCCGACCTCCTCGGTCAGGCCGAGCACGGCCCGAACTCCCCCGCCGCCCTCGTCACGACGTCGGAGGCCCTCGGTCGGGACGTGATCGCGGCCGTCGAGCGCCAGCTCCTCACCCTGTCGACCGCGGAGATCTGCGGCCCGGCCTGGCACGACTTCGGCTCGGTGGTCCTCGTCTCCTCGAAGGAGGACGCCGCTCTCGTCATGGACGAGTTCGCCCCGGAGCACCTCGAGATCCAGACCGCCGACGACGAGTGGTACCAGGCGACCCTCACTAACTACGGCTCGCTCTTCATCGGCCCGTGGAGCACCGTCGCCTACTCCGACAAGGGCATGGCGGGCACCAACCACACGCTCCCGACGGCGGGCGGCGCGAAGCACAGCGCCGGGCTGTCGGTGTCGCGCTATCTCAAGCCGCTGACCTTCCAGCGCATCGCCCGGGAGGCGACTCCGGAGCTCGCCTCCGCGGTCGACGTCATCTCGGCCAGCGAGGGCATGACGGCCCACCAGGCCACCGCGACGATGCGCCTGGCGACCTACGCGTGA
- a CDS encoding helix-turn-helix domain-containing protein, protein MQDDSATGFRRVRYSSADGTTYRSVFQTEYGGTEAEKSFAEDTAHFEYTIAGDEDVSLRTLDAGGGTRRGTIGPRADHVIFWLGRGSMEMRVEGETRLVLPGVPWIASASRSYEFESEDTHYNGIHISDAFLRDVASRLGLVVPGGDLVFEQQDDRIAALAPLRTLMREAGPLIGSASTTPALRRATNRRVAMTVLETFPLRAGGQRVGEQDRLAAAVSYIQSAAAHEVSVLDIARETGIGERSLQQHFRRGLGLTPMAYLRQVRLERAHDDLLRGTTTTTSVSAVARSWRLNHLGRFSSAYRERFDELPLETLRRR, encoded by the coding sequence GTGCAGGACGATTCGGCCACGGGCTTCCGCCGGGTGCGGTACTCGAGCGCCGACGGCACCACCTACCGGAGCGTCTTCCAGACCGAGTACGGCGGCACCGAGGCGGAGAAGTCGTTCGCCGAGGACACGGCGCACTTCGAGTACACGATCGCCGGTGACGAGGACGTCTCGCTGCGGACCCTCGACGCCGGCGGTGGCACCCGTCGCGGCACGATCGGGCCGCGCGCCGACCACGTGATCTTCTGGCTCGGACGCGGATCGATGGAGATGCGCGTCGAGGGCGAGACCCGCCTCGTCCTGCCCGGTGTCCCGTGGATCGCGTCGGCCAGCCGCTCCTACGAGTTCGAGTCGGAGGACACCCACTACAACGGCATCCACATCTCCGACGCGTTCCTCCGCGACGTCGCGTCGCGGCTCGGGCTCGTCGTGCCCGGGGGCGACCTCGTCTTCGAGCAGCAGGACGACCGGATCGCCGCTCTCGCCCCGCTCCGCACCCTGATGCGCGAGGCGGGGCCGCTCATCGGCAGCGCCTCGACCACGCCGGCGCTCCGGCGGGCGACGAACAGGCGCGTCGCCATGACGGTCCTCGAGACGTTCCCGCTCCGGGCAGGCGGTCAGCGGGTGGGGGAGCAGGACCGCCTCGCGGCCGCCGTCTCGTACATCCAGTCCGCCGCCGCCCACGAGGTCTCGGTGCTCGACATCGCTCGCGAGACGGGTATCGGCGAGCGGAGCCTGCAGCAGCACTTCCGGCGCGGCCTCGGGCTCACCCCGATGGCGTACCTGCGCCAGGTGCGCCTCGAGCGCGCGCACGACGATCTGCTCCGAGGCACCACCACGACGACTAGCGTGAGCGCCGTCGCGAGGTCGTGGCGGCTCAACCACCTCGGCCGCTTCTCGAGCGCCTACCGGGAGCGGTTCGACGAGCTGCCCCTCGAGACGCTGCGCCGCCGCTGA
- a CDS encoding flavin reductase family protein: protein MRTLDGREAADATLHTRFPSGVAAIARTDENGHDGMLVSSFSIGTSFDPPLVSFSASHGSSTWSRLRTASHLGVSILGLEHGARTRQLTDPDPRRRFDGIDVTATATGALLVDRAPLLLECRVFAEFPAGDHTVVLLEVEAFDEHPAAAPLVWHGSRFHTLSAIA, encoded by the coding sequence ATGCGCACCCTCGACGGCCGCGAGGCCGCAGACGCCACCCTGCACACGCGGTTCCCCAGCGGCGTGGCGGCGATCGCCCGCACCGACGAGAACGGCCACGACGGGATGCTCGTCTCCTCGTTCTCGATCGGCACCTCGTTCGACCCGCCGCTCGTGTCGTTCTCAGCGAGCCACGGTTCGTCGACCTGGTCGCGCCTCAGGACGGCGTCGCACCTCGGCGTCTCGATCCTGGGGCTGGAGCACGGAGCGCGGACCCGACAGCTGACCGACCCGGATCCCCGGCGCCGCTTCGACGGCATCGACGTCACGGCGACCGCGACCGGCGCCCTCCTCGTCGACCGGGCGCCGCTGCTCCTGGAGTGCCGGGTGTTCGCGGAGTTCCCGGCGGGCGACCACACCGTGGTGCTGCTCGAGGTCGAGGCGTTCGACGAGCATCCGGCGGCCGCCCCGCTCGTCTGGCACGGGTCGCGGTTCCACACGCTGAGCGCCATCGCCTGA
- a CDS encoding glycoside hydrolase family 32 protein — MTDADVDRPRLHLTPATGWINDPLSLTWHAGEYHVFFQYVPESTVWRSSCHWGHATSSDLVSWAEQPVALAPGDGDDGIWSGSLVTDDEGRSSLFYTSVNEPDLHDGRVRIAHPAQGAQESWGAWTKGPVVAEAPADLGVRVFRDPFVFRDDAAGGWRMLVGAGLPDRTAAALGYTSPDLATWTFDGVAASRAAASTDPVWTGSVWECPQIVRVGDSDVLVVSVWEDDLLHSVAYGVGTWADGRFEARAWGRLTHGESYYAPSVFHDAEGRPGLVFWLREVRDGAGTTWSGAMSVPHLLELDGDVLTARPHPAVTSSDSVASLTVADAGETPLPSTTASLVWPQDAPARLVLEGGDGPVAEFERTADEVRVSIPSNGWTAALPAGGGDVTLLVDGRVLEASTGASLFASPVPAPTSVRLG, encoded by the coding sequence ATGACCGACGCCGACGTCGACCGCCCGCGCCTGCACCTGACGCCCGCGACGGGCTGGATCAACGACCCCCTGTCGCTGACCTGGCACGCCGGCGAATACCACGTGTTCTTCCAGTACGTCCCGGAGAGCACCGTCTGGAGGTCGTCCTGCCACTGGGGTCACGCCACGTCGAGCGACCTCGTGTCGTGGGCCGAGCAGCCGGTCGCCCTCGCCCCGGGCGACGGCGACGACGGGATCTGGTCCGGGTCCCTGGTGACCGACGACGAGGGCCGGTCGTCGCTCTTCTACACGTCGGTGAACGAACCCGATCTCCACGACGGCCGCGTCCGCATCGCCCACCCCGCCCAGGGCGCGCAGGAGTCGTGGGGCGCCTGGACGAAAGGGCCGGTCGTCGCCGAGGCTCCTGCCGATCTGGGCGTCCGCGTCTTCCGCGACCCGTTCGTCTTCCGCGACGACGCGGCCGGTGGCTGGCGGATGCTCGTCGGCGCCGGCCTCCCCGACCGGACCGCCGCCGCCCTCGGCTACACCTCCCCCGACCTCGCCACCTGGACCTTCGACGGCGTCGCCGCGTCGCGCGCGGCAGCCTCGACCGACCCCGTCTGGACCGGCTCGGTGTGGGAATGCCCGCAGATCGTCCGCGTGGGCGACTCCGATGTGCTCGTGGTGTCCGTGTGGGAGGACGACCTCCTCCACTCGGTCGCCTACGGCGTCGGAACCTGGGCCGACGGCCGCTTCGAGGCCCGCGCGTGGGGGCGCCTCACGCACGGCGAGAGCTACTACGCGCCGTCGGTGTTCCACGACGCCGAGGGGCGGCCCGGGCTCGTCTTCTGGCTGCGCGAGGTGCGCGACGGAGCGGGCACGACCTGGAGCGGCGCGATGAGCGTGCCGCACCTCCTCGAGCTGGACGGCGACGTCCTCACGGCCCGCCCGCATCCTGCGGTGACCTCGAGCGACTCCGTCGCGAGCCTGACCGTCGCGGACGCGGGCGAGACGCCGCTGCCCTCGACCACCGCGTCTCTGGTCTGGCCGCAGGATGCCCCGGCCCGCCTCGTCCTCGAGGGTGGCGACGGCCCCGTGGCCGAGTTCGAGCGCACGGCCGACGAGGTCCGCGTCAGCATCCCGTCGAACGGCTGGACTGCCGCCCTTCCCGCGGGCGGAGGCGACGTGACCCTCCTCGTCGACGGTCGCGTGCTGGAGGCGAGCACGGGGGCGTCCCTGTTCGCGAGCCCCGTCCCCGCTCCGACGAGCGTGCGCCTCGGCTGA
- a CDS encoding aminoglycoside phosphotransferase family protein: MPTAWSPADPDRYVGRWAIDDAGETITTPASRLVPGTRLGRPVMLKVARIEEEARGARVLAWWNAVAGSSPHARDSGAAPVLEIDDHAVLLERADDPGRLARLSAEGRDDEATAILCDVVARLHAAPVAEAPAEALPLDAWFAGLIEAPAGSLPTSLARGAARARDLLAATTPDEVRVLHGDVHHGNVLRFGERWLAIDPKGLLGHRAFDLANLFCNPTTGIAVESFERRLGIVAERSGLDPRLLREWVLAWCALSAAWTREAGSEPWTPQALLESYDR, from the coding sequence GTGCCGACCGCCTGGTCCCCCGCCGACCCCGACCGCTACGTCGGCCGGTGGGCGATCGACGACGCGGGCGAGACGATCACGACACCGGCGAGCAGGCTCGTCCCGGGGACGCGCCTCGGCCGACCGGTGATGCTGAAGGTCGCCCGGATCGAGGAGGAGGCGCGCGGGGCGAGGGTGCTCGCCTGGTGGAACGCCGTCGCCGGGTCGTCGCCCCACGCCCGCGACTCCGGAGCCGCTCCCGTGCTGGAGATCGACGACCACGCCGTCCTGCTGGAGCGGGCCGACGATCCGGGGCGTCTCGCCCGGCTCAGCGCCGAGGGGCGCGACGACGAGGCGACCGCGATCCTCTGCGACGTCGTCGCCCGCCTGCACGCGGCGCCCGTGGCCGAGGCGCCTGCCGAGGCCCTGCCGCTCGACGCGTGGTTCGCCGGGCTGATCGAGGCACCCGCCGGATCGCTGCCGACGTCTCTCGCGCGCGGGGCCGCCCGGGCGCGCGACCTCCTCGCCGCGACGACCCCCGACGAGGTCCGGGTGCTCCACGGCGACGTCCACCACGGCAACGTGCTCCGCTTCGGCGAGCGCTGGCTCGCCATCGACCCGAAGGGCCTCCTGGGGCACCGCGCGTTCGACCTCGCCAACCTCTTCTGCAACCCGACGACCGGCATCGCCGTGGAGTCGTTCGAGCGCCGCCTCGGGATCGTCGCCGAGCGGAGCGGTCTCGACCCGCGGCTCCTGCGCGAGTGGGTCCTCGCCTGGTGCGCGTTGTCGGCGGCCTGGACGCGCGAGGCCGGTTCGGAACCGTGGACTCCGCAGGCGCTGCTGGAGAGCTACGACCGCTGA
- a CDS encoding glycosyltransferase family 2 protein, with product MPVHALPPARKRQWGSERRTTPLPTIHARPSDRKVAYARIAIISTIMSWVAYVVSTILRQFMGVGADYGFTLQAVSYLVIVTFLTFSALMYLVARLGALTRFTDHVRVPRAELDRHFTGHASSMTVLVPSYAEEPQVVRQTLWSAALQEYPSLRVVLLLDDPPHPADPHVASRLDATRTLGEGIMRALAEPATRFTVASDAFAREHGDAVDEPDARPALGTAAVDAIAVRELAGHYDWAATWLRSMADAEAATDHVDEFFATQILRGLADEFELVANALVVAANEGEAPALARMSELYRRLVWTFQAEVTVFERKLYSSLSHEANKAMNLNSYIGLMGGSYRQESAASGIVLRRVSEAHRGDLVIPDSEYLLTLDADSLLLRDYCLRLVHLLEEPGNERVAVTQTPYSSFRGAGSRIERLAGATTDLQHVLHQGMSHFGAAFWVGANAVIRKRALEDIVEKEMVGGFEVRRYVQDRTVIEDTESSIDLGTHGWSIVNYPERLSYSATPPDFGSLIVQRRRWANGGLLILPKLIRQASERRRAGSRMPLTEMALRINYMGSIAWASVGLVLMLAFPYDSRLLSPFVLLAALPYFLAMASDLRSAGYKRSDVLRIYGFNLILLPVQLAGVLKSIQQAITGKKIPFARTPKVKNRTAAPVLYVLAPYGIVLFSVATLYRDYLAHNWGNAAFAAFNAVLATWAIFAYLGLWNSLVDVWLGLTDWLYVEKLPRGARKAAQPVVAELDWRSVLYHGREVAGETPRDPAPADLETARRMVANP from the coding sequence ATGCCTGTTCACGCGCTGCCCCCTGCCCGGAAACGCCAGTGGGGATCGGAGCGGCGGACCACCCCGCTGCCCACCATCCACGCCCGCCCGAGCGACCGCAAGGTCGCCTACGCGCGCATCGCCATCATCTCGACGATCATGTCGTGGGTCGCGTACGTCGTGTCGACGATCCTGCGCCAGTTCATGGGGGTGGGAGCCGACTACGGCTTCACCCTGCAGGCGGTCAGCTACCTCGTCATCGTCACGTTCCTCACCTTCTCCGCCCTGATGTACCTGGTGGCCCGGCTCGGAGCCCTCACCCGCTTCACCGATCACGTCCGGGTGCCGCGCGCCGAGCTCGACCGGCACTTCACCGGCCACGCCTCCTCGATGACCGTCCTCGTGCCGAGCTACGCCGAGGAGCCGCAGGTCGTCCGGCAGACCCTCTGGTCGGCGGCGCTGCAGGAGTACCCGTCGCTCCGAGTCGTGCTGCTGCTCGACGATCCGCCGCATCCTGCGGACCCTCACGTGGCCTCGCGGCTCGATGCCACGCGCACCCTCGGCGAGGGGATCATGCGCGCGCTCGCCGAGCCCGCGACCCGCTTCACCGTCGCGAGCGACGCCTTCGCCCGGGAGCACGGCGACGCCGTCGACGAGCCCGACGCCCGCCCCGCCCTCGGCACCGCCGCCGTCGACGCCATCGCCGTGCGCGAGCTCGCCGGCCACTACGACTGGGCCGCGACGTGGCTGCGCTCCATGGCGGACGCGGAGGCCGCGACCGACCACGTCGACGAGTTCTTCGCCACGCAGATCCTGCGGGGGCTCGCCGACGAGTTCGAGCTCGTCGCGAACGCGCTCGTCGTCGCCGCCAACGAGGGCGAGGCTCCGGCCCTCGCGCGCATGTCGGAGCTGTACCGCCGCCTCGTCTGGACCTTCCAGGCCGAGGTCACCGTCTTCGAGCGGAAGCTCTACTCGTCGCTCTCGCACGAGGCGAACAAGGCGATGAACCTCAACTCCTACATCGGACTCATGGGCGGCTCCTACCGACAGGAGTCGGCGGCCTCGGGGATCGTGCTCCGTCGCGTCTCCGAGGCGCACCGCGGCGACCTCGTGATCCCCGACAGCGAGTACCTCCTCACGCTCGACGCCGACTCGCTCCTCCTGCGCGACTACTGCCTGCGCCTCGTCCACCTGCTCGAGGAGCCCGGCAACGAGCGCGTCGCCGTCACGCAGACGCCCTACTCGTCGTTCCGCGGCGCGGGGTCCCGGATCGAGCGGCTCGCGGGCGCCACCACCGACCTCCAGCACGTTCTGCACCAGGGCATGTCGCACTTCGGCGCCGCGTTCTGGGTCGGCGCCAACGCCGTGATCCGCAAGCGCGCCCTCGAGGACATCGTCGAGAAGGAGATGGTCGGCGGCTTCGAGGTGCGCCGGTACGTCCAGGACCGCACCGTCATCGAGGACACCGAGTCGTCGATCGACCTCGGCACTCACGGCTGGTCGATCGTCAACTACCCCGAGCGGCTCAGCTACTCGGCGACGCCGCCCGACTTCGGCTCGCTCATCGTGCAGCGTCGCCGGTGGGCCAACGGGGGCCTCCTGATCCTGCCGAAGCTGATCCGCCAGGCGTCCGAGCGACGGCGCGCAGGATCCAGGATGCCGCTCACCGAGATGGCCCTCCGCATCAACTACATGGGCTCGATCGCCTGGGCCAGCGTCGGCCTCGTCCTGATGCTCGCCTTCCCCTACGACTCGCGGCTCCTCAGCCCGTTCGTCCTCCTGGCGGCGCTGCCGTACTTCCTCGCGATGGCGAGCGACCTGCGGAGCGCCGGGTACAAGAGGAGCGACGTGCTCCGGATCTACGGCTTCAACCTCATCCTGCTTCCGGTGCAGCTGGCCGGGGTTCTGAAGTCGATCCAGCAGGCGATCACGGGGAAGAAGATCCCGTTCGCCCGCACGCCGAAGGTGAAGAACCGGACGGCCGCCCCCGTGCTCTACGTCCTCGCGCCCTACGGGATCGTGCTGTTCTCCGTGGCGACGCTCTACCGCGACTACCTCGCCCACAACTGGGGCAACGCGGCTTTCGCCGCCTTCAACGCGGTGCTGGCGACCTGGGCGATCTTCGCCTACCTCGGTCTCTGGAACTCACTCGTCGACGTCTGGCTCGGCCTGACCGACTGGCTCTACGTGGAGAAGCTCCCGCGCGGCGCCCGGAAGGCGGCCCAACCGGTGGTCGCCGAGCTCGACTGGAGATCCGTGCTCTACCACGGTCGCGAGGTCGCGGGGGAGACGCCCCGGGATCCCGCTCCCGCCGACCTCGAGACCGCGCGCCGAATGGTGGCGAACCCGTGA
- a CDS encoding LysR family transcriptional regulator — MTLTLVQLRVFLTAVELGSFTAAASRLHMAQPSVSEFVRRMEDGYGTQLFVRGGRRLILTSAGEALVPHAERAVAAADEADRALRAVTSLSGGRASFGLLRNAKYYSLEALLAQFHARHPDVRLRVVGLNSVEVASAVSSGELEAGLVVLPIDGEGLRVTPLQRDEVVYVSADPERASEPLTIEELARRRLVLYDAHYGWADPTRRQIAERAQLAGVTVEAVIEVEQVESALALVRAGMADTFVSRAVADGAAFPEGLHSVSFAEPLYDTIALIQKENAVLSPATTELIRLARILIAERPAAG, encoded by the coding sequence ATGACGCTGACGCTCGTCCAGCTCCGCGTCTTCCTGACCGCCGTCGAACTCGGGTCGTTCACGGCGGCCGCGTCGCGGCTCCACATGGCGCAGCCCTCCGTCTCGGAGTTCGTGCGCCGGATGGAGGACGGCTACGGGACCCAGCTGTTCGTGCGCGGCGGGCGCCGCCTCATCCTGACCTCGGCCGGCGAGGCCCTCGTGCCCCACGCTGAGCGCGCCGTCGCGGCGGCGGACGAGGCCGACCGCGCGCTACGCGCGGTGACGTCTCTGAGCGGCGGCCGAGCGTCGTTCGGCCTGCTGCGGAACGCCAAGTACTACTCGCTGGAGGCGCTGCTCGCCCAGTTCCACGCGCGGCACCCCGACGTCCGGCTGCGCGTCGTCGGGCTCAACTCGGTCGAGGTCGCCTCCGCCGTGTCGTCCGGCGAGCTCGAGGCGGGCCTCGTGGTGCTGCCCATCGACGGGGAGGGGCTCCGGGTCACGCCGCTCCAGCGCGACGAGGTCGTGTACGTGAGCGCCGACCCCGAGCGCGCCTCGGAGCCCCTCACGATCGAGGAGCTCGCGCGCCGGCGCCTCGTGCTCTACGACGCCCACTACGGCTGGGCCGACCCGACCCGGAGGCAGATCGCTGAGCGGGCCCAGCTCGCCGGGGTGACCGTCGAGGCGGTGATCGAGGTGGAGCAGGTCGAGTCAGCGCTCGCCCTCGTGAGGGCCGGGATGGCCGACACCTTCGTCTCGCGCGCCGTCGCCGACGGGGCCGCCTTCCCCGAGGGGCTCCACTCCGTCTCCTTCGCGGAGCCGCTCTACGACACGATCGCGCTCATCCAGAAGGAGAACGCGGTGCTCTCGCCCGCGACGACCGAGCTCATCCGGCTGGCGAGGATCCTGATCGCGGAGCGCCCCGCCGCCGGATGA
- a CDS encoding TetR family transcriptional regulator C-terminal domain-containing protein, producing the protein MTLTDATSTASGTVEGAIAEAARRIATSSGLTAITLRRVASTAALSPADVAAREPSMSALAARTFADLAHDEFSRIRDDLGECTSPLDGLRFLVTSLQGEEHSLSKTVWADAWSVGRHNEFVAAAARTSMDAWQSLLTDLVDDGVRSGDFRVADSHLAALLFFALIDSTTAYGLVGYRSEAERADLITFSLESTLGLEPGTLAAR; encoded by the coding sequence ATGACGCTGACCGACGCCACCTCGACCGCCTCCGGAACCGTCGAGGGCGCCATCGCCGAGGCGGCTCGCCGCATCGCCACCTCGAGCGGTCTCACCGCGATCACCCTGCGCCGCGTCGCCTCGACCGCGGCGCTCTCCCCCGCCGACGTCGCGGCCCGCGAGCCCTCCATGAGCGCTCTCGCCGCGCGCACGTTCGCCGATCTCGCCCACGACGAGTTCAGCAGGATCCGCGACGACCTCGGCGAGTGCACGAGCCCCCTCGACGGTCTCCGCTTCCTCGTCACCTCGCTCCAGGGCGAGGAGCACAGCCTCTCGAAGACGGTCTGGGCCGACGCCTGGAGCGTCGGCCGGCACAACGAGTTCGTCGCGGCGGCCGCGCGCACGAGCATGGACGCCTGGCAGTCGCTCCTGACCGACCTCGTCGACGACGGCGTCCGCTCGGGCGACTTCCGCGTCGCCGACTCGCACCTCGCCGCGCTCCTGTTCTTCGCGCTGATCGACAGCACGACCGCCTACGGCCTGGTCGGCTACCGCAGCGAGGCCGAGCGCGCCGACCTCATCACGTTCTCTCTCGAGTCGACGCTGGGCCTCGAGCCCGGCACGCTCGCGGCGCGCTGA
- a CDS encoding chitinase codes for MSGVGAVPVRRLSFLRLSIAVLVTAALATGGVLGYQMYAAQASASTSAAWFGGYVDVTATPTFAFENPATAAGKQAVLSFVVSSKTDACTPSWGGAYSLDEASARLDLDRRIARLQQQGGQVAVSFGGQANQELAVGCTSVTQLAAAYRSVVERYDVTTIDLDVEGTALENTAANQRRAEAIALVQKERRASGSSLAVWLTLPVTPDGLAVAGQDAVRATLAGKVDVAGVNAMTMDYGASLETGVGMATAAERAVTATQRQLGILYRQQGTTLTNGTLWSKVGATPMLGQNDDADEVFTTADAATFNAFAVAHGLGRMSVWSLNRDVPCGSNYVTLTVVSDSCSGVSQKGAAFATALGKHFAGSIDALSGKVTTSEALSATTLKDDPETSPYAIWSGENSYLQGTKIVWHHSVYQAKWWTQGDVPDNPVLNSWQTPWQLIGPVLKGEKPIPQPTLPAGTYPDWAGTATYSKGARVLFDGTPYQAKWWTQGDSPAAASSNADGSPWVPLTLAQIDAVKAGSAGR; via the coding sequence GTGAGCGGCGTCGGTGCGGTGCCGGTGCGGCGCCTGTCGTTCCTGCGGCTCTCCATCGCCGTCCTCGTGACGGCGGCGCTCGCCACGGGCGGCGTGCTCGGCTACCAGATGTACGCCGCGCAGGCGTCGGCCTCGACATCGGCGGCCTGGTTCGGCGGCTACGTCGACGTCACGGCGACCCCGACCTTCGCCTTCGAGAACCCGGCGACGGCCGCCGGGAAGCAGGCCGTTCTCTCGTTCGTCGTCTCCTCGAAGACCGACGCGTGCACGCCCAGCTGGGGCGGGGCGTACTCGCTCGACGAGGCCTCGGCGCGGCTCGACCTCGATCGCCGGATCGCGCGGCTGCAGCAGCAGGGCGGCCAGGTCGCCGTTTCCTTCGGCGGTCAGGCCAACCAGGAGCTCGCCGTCGGCTGCACGAGCGTGACGCAGCTCGCCGCGGCCTATCGCTCCGTCGTCGAGCGCTACGACGTGACCACGATCGACCTCGACGTCGAGGGCACGGCCCTCGAGAACACGGCGGCCAACCAGCGGCGGGCCGAGGCCATCGCGCTGGTGCAGAAGGAACGTCGCGCGTCCGGCAGCTCGCTGGCGGTCTGGCTGACGCTCCCCGTGACTCCTGACGGCCTCGCCGTCGCCGGGCAGGACGCCGTCCGCGCGACGCTCGCCGGGAAGGTCGACGTGGCCGGGGTGAACGCGATGACGATGGACTACGGCGCCTCCCTCGAGACCGGCGTCGGCATGGCCACGGCGGCCGAGCGGGCCGTCACCGCTACGCAGCGGCAGCTGGGCATCCTCTACCGCCAGCAGGGCACCACCCTCACCAACGGCACGCTCTGGTCGAAGGTGGGAGCCACCCCGATGCTCGGGCAGAACGACGACGCCGACGAGGTCTTCACGACCGCCGATGCCGCGACGTTCAACGCCTTCGCCGTCGCGCACGGACTCGGCCGGATGTCGGTCTGGTCGCTCAACCGCGACGTGCCCTGCGGCTCCAACTACGTGACCCTCACGGTCGTCTCCGACTCCTGCAGCGGGGTCTCCCAGAAGGGCGCCGCGTTCGCGACCGCGCTCGGCAAGCACTTCGCCGGCTCCATCGACGCCCTCTCCGGGAAGGTCACGACCTCCGAGGCGCTGAGCGCCACGACGCTCAAGGACGACCCGGAGACGAGCCCCTACGCGATCTGGTCGGGCGAGAACTCCTACCTCCAGGGCACCAAGATCGTCTGGCACCACAGCGTCTACCAGGCGAAGTGGTGGACGCAGGGCGACGTGCCCGACAACCCCGTCCTGAACTCCTGGCAGACCCCGTGGCAGCTCATCGGGCCGGTGCTCAAGGGCGAGAAGCCGATCCCGCAGCCCACTCTCCCGGCGGGCACCTACCCCGACTGGGCGGGGACGGCGACGTACTCCAAGGGCGCCCGGGTGCTGTTCGACGGCACGCCGTACCAGGCGAAGTGGTGGACCCAGGGCGACAGCCCGGCTGCGGCCTCGTCGAACGCGGACGGCTCGCCGTGGGTGCCGCTCACGCTGGCCCAGATCGACGCGGTGAAGGCGGGGTCGGCCGGGCGCTGA
- a CDS encoding DUF1304 domain-containing protein: protein MLVVASVLALLAALLHVYIFVMESVLWTTPRVRATFGITDDAQAEHTKPLAFNQGFYNLFLAVVAATGSILLLAPGAGAADARATGAGAAGTALVIAGVGSMLLAALVLLLSDRTKARAAITQGTLPLLALVALLVSALVR, encoded by the coding sequence ATGCTCGTCGTCGCCTCGGTCCTCGCCCTTCTCGCGGCTCTGCTGCACGTCTACATCTTCGTCATGGAGTCGGTACTCTGGACGACGCCCCGGGTCCGCGCCACCTTCGGCATCACCGACGACGCGCAGGCCGAGCACACCAAGCCGCTGGCGTTCAACCAGGGGTTCTACAACCTGTTCCTGGCGGTCGTCGCGGCGACCGGCTCGATCCTGCTGCTCGCCCCGGGTGCCGGAGCCGCGGACGCCAGAGCGACGGGCGCAGGAGCCGCGGGGACGGCGCTGGTGATCGCCGGCGTCGGGTCGATGCTGCTGGCGGCCCTGGTGCTCCTGCTCTCCGACCGGACGAAGGCCCGGGCCGCGATCACGCAGGGGACTCTGCCCCTGCTCGCGCTGGTGGCCCTGCTGGTCTCCGCGCTCGTCCGCTGA